A stretch of DNA from Gimesia chilikensis:
AAGCGAAGGTCGCGCTCAACGCCGAAGCTCCACTGCAGCCGGCTCCCGCTTATCCCACGGCGATTCAACCGCTGACCAGTCATACTTCGCCGACAACACTCTACAACGGGATGATTCATCCGCTGGTCCCCTTTGCCATGCGTGGCGCGATCTGGTACCAGGGAGAATCCAATCATGTGGAAGGGATGATGTATTATGAAAAAATGAAAGCCCTGATCAACGGCTGGCGGGACGTCTGGAAGCAGGGCGAGTTCCCGTTCCTGTACGTGCAGATTGCTCCTTATCACTATGGCAGTGAATCGCCGAGCATTCTGCCTCTGTTGTGGGAAGCACAGAACAAGGCCCTGGAGATTCCACATACCGGTCAGGCAGTCATCCACGATATCGGCGATCTGAAAGACATTCACCCCACCAACAAACAGGACGTCGGGAAGCGGCTGGCGTTGATTGCCCTGGCGAAAACGTACGGCCAGAAGGATCTGGTTCATTCCGGACCGACTTTCAAATCACTGAAAAAAGAGGGGAACAAGCTGCGGGTCACGTTCGACAATGTGGGCAGTGGTCTGGTTGCGCGTGATGGTAAGCCGCTGAGCTGGTTTGAGATCATCGGCAAAGAGACCGACTTCGTCCCTGCGGATGCGGTGATCGAGGGAGACTCGGTAGTGCTCTCCTCTCCCAAGGTCAAAGAGGCAGCAGCCATGCGGTTTGGCTGGCATAAACTGGCTGAACCGAACCTGTCGAACAAGGAAGGTCTGCCCGCTGCTCCCTTCCGTGCCGGCAAGGTTCCCGAACGGGACTGGCTGTCACTGAAAGTCGACGAATCCAAAAACTATAAGCTGATCTATGACCTCGATCTGAAAAATCTGGGGAAGGACATCACCTACACGCGCGATCTGAGCGGAAGCTTCACGCAGCCCTTCAAGCGGATCGCCTATTTCCTGGAACTCCAGAAACCGGGTGAAGAAACCCAGTATGTATTTACATCGATGGACGCGTTTACGGACGACCTGAAGAAAATCGCGGTGCCGACACTGGACAGCAAAGCGTACTTCCAGACCAAGGTGGGAAATCTGAATGTGGTTTCAAATGTCGCGGGCATCGCGACGGGGACCGGGCTGAAGGGGGGAAACATTGAGTTCTGGCCCGGAAACTATGGTCCCACGAACGCGGCGAATATCCCGAACGCAAGTACCAGCCTGTGGGACTTCGGCGATGAGCCGGCAGAACCTTCAGACGGTTACGGCAGTATGCAGGTGCATAACTTTGAGGCGAAGCAGACGATCTTCGCGATCAACCAGTGGAAAAGCGGTCCCAACGCTGACCTGGGTATCGGCAACAGCTCCGGCCGTACCCGCGACTGGACGTTTATGTCGAACGCGTCGCAGTACGATGTGAAACGGTTACGGGTTCTGGTGCTGCCTGAATAGGTGGGTCGTAATAACGTTTGTTTTTGACTACCACGAAAGACACGAAATCTTACCAGTCATGTTTCCTCGATTGGAAAATGCCTACTTTTCATATTTTGAGTTCAATCAATTCTTAATCCCAAAGGGATGGGAAAGGACAGCTGCAATCATTGCCTCCTCAGGCCAGGGCATTGCTTTTTCGAGCATAGTAGCTGTTATGTCAGGACTGAGTCATACAATTTTAATCAATTCTGATTACCGCCGTGGATTCCAGGTTTATATTTGAGAGAAGACCTATTAAACTCGAACCAGCGCACATTTGAACCGTCACATCATTTGATCATTCCCGCCCGCGATAAAGGTTCTACCAGCAATGCTTCTCCCTACCTTAAGAAAGTCCCGATTTTTCCCAAATATCACACGGCCTTCATTCCTGCTGCTGCTCTGCTTTTCAGGTATTCTTAGTGTAGTGCTCCTGAGCCAACCGGGATGCACGAACCAGACCAAGCCGGGTGCCATCGATTCAAAGTCATTTCGTCCGGAATTCGTTCCATCGAATGCTCTGGCCGTACTGGCACTGCGTCCCGCTGAGTTACTCGATCTGCCTGCACTGAAATCAGCCCGAGAAAAGCTGATTCCTGGAAAATCTCCTCAACAGCAAGTCAAGATTCTGGGAATCTCATTGACTGAGATTGAACTGTTGACGTCCATTTTCATTCGCCCTGAACCAGAAACAAAGTTCGATTTGGCTAAGACCACAGCCACAGTGATACAAACCCGAAATGAGTTGAAACAAGACCAGATCCTCGATTTTTTCAACAACGGGAAATCTCTGGATCAACAGGAAGTCTACGACAAGAAAATTCTCTACACCAACCACATCGGAGAAACCTTAATCTTTTGTGACTCCCATACACTGATCTTCTGTGATGAAAGCGAACCGATTCAGGCGATTCTGGCTGCCTTGAAACAGAAACAGGAAGCCTCCTGGCAGAATAAGTGGATTGTCACCAATGAAGAGTTGATAATTTCCCTGGTGAATCTACACGAGATCAAACAACTTGTTAAAGAGCAGAAGTCTGAAGATTTATTACGAAACTATCCCCTCGCAGTCATTTTTTCGCCGATTTGGGAAAATACCCGTCTGATTACATCCTCTGTTAATTACGATGGTCAGTTTTCTGTAGAAATGAATCTATTTCAGCCAGAAAATGGAAAGCTTGTCAAAGATGCCGTTGAGAAAATCTCCGGGTTAATGACTGAGACACTCAAACAGAATGTGCCGAAGCAAGACAAGAATCATCAATCGAATGAATCCACTGACAAAACAACCAGTGAGCTCACTCTGGAGATGGTCAATTCAATGAAAGTCAAGCAGAACGGAGAAGAGATCCGTTTGAGTGCTTCGCTACCAGCATCCTCGGGAGGAGCAATTATGACTTCGATCGTTCCGATGATTTTAAAGTCGAGAGAAGCAGAGCGTCGAGGCAAGTCAAAATCCAATCTCAGACAGCTGATGTTGGCAATGCACAACTATCATGACAAACATCGTCATTTTCCCACTGCCATTGTGATGGGCCCTGATGGGAAGACACCACACAGTTGGCGGGTCGAGCTCCTCCCCTTTCTGGAGCAGCAAGCTTTATACGACCAATATCACATGGATGAACCCTGGGATAGCAAGCACAATCTGAAAATTGCTGAAACAATCGTTCCTGAATACCATAATCCCAATTCCGAAACTCCCACAAAC
This window harbors:
- a CDS encoding sialate O-acetylesterase, which codes for MLKLRRFALLFVSCFVLCSQLTDVRADVRLPHIFGDHMVLQRGQEIPVWGWADAGEQVTVQLKEDSVETTADDQGKWMVKLPAQVVGDPVTLTVKGKNTVSFQDVLLGEVWLCSGQSNMEWPVSRSNDFDNEKAAANYPQIRHIKVPRVPKGFPQDDVDAQWTVCSPETVGGYTAAGYFFGRKLHQELNVPIGLVNSSWGGTRIEPWTPPVGFEKVSALAAIFKQVQLTNPATGAYKSVLERYLQQLDAWSTKAKVALNAEAPLQPAPAYPTAIQPLTSHTSPTTLYNGMIHPLVPFAMRGAIWYQGESNHVEGMMYYEKMKALINGWRDVWKQGEFPFLYVQIAPYHYGSESPSILPLLWEAQNKALEIPHTGQAVIHDIGDLKDIHPTNKQDVGKRLALIALAKTYGQKDLVHSGPTFKSLKKEGNKLRVTFDNVGSGLVARDGKPLSWFEIIGKETDFVPADAVIEGDSVVLSSPKVKEAAAMRFGWHKLAEPNLSNKEGLPAAPFRAGKVPERDWLSLKVDESKNYKLIYDLDLKNLGKDITYTRDLSGSFTQPFKRIAYFLELQKPGEETQYVFTSMDAFTDDLKKIAVPTLDSKAYFQTKVGNLNVVSNVAGIATGTGLKGGNIEFWPGNYGPTNAANIPNASTSLWDFGDEPAEPSDGYGSMQVHNFEAKQTIFAINQWKSGPNADLGIGNSSGRTRDWTFMSNASQYDVKRLRVLVLPE
- a CDS encoding DUF1559 domain-containing protein, giving the protein MKQKQEASWQNKWIVTNEELIISLVNLHEIKQLVKEQKSEDLLRNYPLAVIFSPIWENTRLITSSVNYDGQFSVEMNLFQPENGKLVKDAVEKISGLMTETLKQNVPKQDKNHQSNESTDKTTSELTLEMVNSMKVKQNGEEIRLSASLPASSGGAIMTSIVPMILKSREAERRGKSKSNLRQLMLAMHNYHDKHRHFPTAIVMGPDGKTPHSWRVELLPFLEQQALYDQYHMDEPWDSKHNLKIAETIVPEYHNPNSETPTNASYFAVVGPNTTFGKEGGTQIRDIKDGTSNTIAIVEAERDIPWTKPEDIAYDSDNIPEFGGFHDGGFYAGFCDGSVRFLSDMIEEQHLKNLLQINDGQRVP